In one Cercospora beticola chromosome 1, complete sequence genomic region, the following are encoded:
- a CDS encoding uncharacterized protein (BUSCO:EOG092612LP): MAQRAGQKRKVIEVPRPESSDDEGDFDGEELNGAFDESDSAEDDSEDEFDSEADIEDEEDEDAELDSDEIPSSEDEEDVRDHIRNLKSRGANATPEKLMGTGTGRDIQNLSVSPDQGMKRLELQDRTKTSNYRIEKDANGNERYVYQEIDPAYDTDDSDAPVTSNTIGNIPLSYYDAYPHIGYDINGKKIARPAKGQALDSLLESIDLPEGWTGLTDPSTGKPLELSPDELETLKKLTRNEQPGDGYDPYPDYVEWFTGKGMEEVMPLSAAPEPKRRFIPSMHEHKRVMKMVKAIKEGRIKPFRTPDEEEREREEQELEYASYDVWANEAPRPDHPMNVPAPKLPPPGYEESYHPPAEYLPDKQEREEWENTDPEERKRDFLPRDHSALRRVPGYDELLHERMNRCLDLYLAPRVRRSKLNIDPESLLPKLPDPSELKPFPTTCHKTFSGHDGQVRTVAVDPTGRYIASGGTDGTVRIWSIENTRQVRRIKLSQSEPVNVVAWRPGHSAFILGACCGETVYFIVPQLEDITEEVDNNARDIIDAGFGYEAANATKTVDGAPKPKAATWERPPQSLQDKGVMLTITFRSTPKTLVWHRRGEYFSTVCPNSNSTSTSVAIHTLSKHQTQHPFKRPKGLAQTVCFHPSRPLFFLATRQRIRVYDLQAQKLEKELQPGARWISDISLHPMGDNLLVSSYDKRLLWHDLDLGSTPYKTLRYHSKAIRSVKFHNSHPLFADASDDGTLQVLHGKVFGDSMENATVVPLKILRGHKIKKDIGVLAVDWHPVEAWLVSGGADGTVRLWA; this comes from the exons ATGGCGCAACGAGCGGGACAGAAGCGCAAGGTGATCGAGGTCCCACGGCCTGAGAGCAGTGATGACGAGGGAGATTTCGACGGCGAAGAGCTCAATGGCGCCTTCGATGAGAGCGACAGCGCAGAAGACGACAGCGAGGACGAATTCGACAGTGAAGCAGAtatcgaggacgaggaggacgaggacgcagAGCTGGACAGCGACGAGATTCCTTCatcggaggacgaggaggacgtgCGGGATCATATTCGCAATTTGAAATCTCGTGGTGCAAATGCAACGCCAGAAAAGTTGATGGGCACCGGCACCGGCAGAGATATACAGAATCTGTCTGTCTCACCAGATCAGGGCATGAAGCGTCTCGAACTTCAAGATCGCACAAAAACCTCCAATTATCGCATCGAAAAGGACGCCAACGGAAACGAACGCTACGTCTACCAAGAGATCGATCCCGCCTACGACACCGACGATTCAGATGCACCCGTCACCTCGAACACGATTGGAAACATTCCACTGTCATACTACGACGCATATCCACATATTGGGTACGACATAAATGGCAAGAAGATTGCCAGACCGGCCAAGGGCCAAGCACTCGACTCGCTGCTTGAGAGCATAGATCTACCAGAAGGATGGACAGGCCTCACGGATCCGTCCACTGGCAAACCACTCGAGCTGAGCCCGGACGAGTTGGAGACGCTGAAGAAGTTGACACGCAATGAGCAGCCTGGAGATGGATACGATCCATATCCGGACTATGTCGAGTGGTTCACTGGGAAAGGCATGGAGGAAGTTATGCCTCTCTCTGCTGCGCCGGAGCCAAAGCGTAGATTCATTCCATCTATGCATGAGCATAAACGGGTCatgaagatggtgaaggcGATTAAAGAGGGACGGATCAAACCCTTCCGAACaccagacgaggaagagcggGAAagggaagagcaagagctggaATATGCTTCTTACGATGTGTGGGCGAACGAGGCACCTCGACCTGACCACCCTATG AATGTGCCTGCACCGAAATTGCCTCCTCCCGGTTACGAAGAGAGTTATCATCCACCTGCAGAGTATCTACCAGACAAGCAAGAACGTGAAGAGTGGGAGAACACAGACCCCGAGGAACGAAAACGTGACTTCTTGCCTCGAGACCATTCCGCTCTGCGACGCGTTCCTGGCTATGACGAGCTTTTGCACGAGAGAATGAACCGATGTCTCGACCTCTACCTCGCCCCTCGAGTACGACGAAGCAAATTGAACATCGATCCTGAATCGCTGCTGCCCAAATTACCTGACCCTTCAGAGCTCAAGCCGTTCCCAACGACATGCCACAAGACTTTCAGCGGACATGATGGCCAAGTACGGACAGTGGCTGTTGATCCAACTGGTCGTTACATCGCTTCCGGAGGGACAGACGGTACCGTGCGTATCTGGAGCATAGAGAATACTCGTCAAGTCAGGCGCATCAAGCTTTCCCAATCCGAGCCGGTCAACGTGGTCGCGTGGCGGCCTGGTCACAGTGCATTCATTCTCGGAGCATGCTGTGGAGAGACTGTATACTTCATTGTGCCACAACTCGAGGACATAACTGAGGAGGTTGACAATAATGCGCGCGACATTATCGATGCTGGATTCGGATATGAGGCGGCTAATGCTACGAAGACTGTCGATGGCGCACCTAAACCGAAGGCTGCTACCTGGGAACGGCCGCCTCAGAGCTTACAGGACAAGGGAGTCATGCTCACAATCACCTTCAGATCGACACCCAAGACACTGGTGTGGCACCGAAGAGGTGAGTACTTCTCGACAGTGTGTCCGAATTCCAATTCGACTTCGACCTCTGTTGCGATACACACTCTCAGCAAGCATCAAACGCAACACCCTTTCAAGCGACCAAAGGGCTTGGCACAGACCGTGTGCTTCCATCCCTCGCGCCCGCTTTTCTTCCTCGCCACTCGACAACGGATACGTGTGTATGACCTGCAAGCTCagaagctagagaaggaATTGCAGCCTGGAGCACGCTGGATCAGCGACATCTCTTTGCATCCTATGGGCGACAACCTCCTTGTTTCGTCGTACGACAAGCGACTGCTGTGGCACGATCTTGATCTCGGAAGCACGCCATACAAGACTCTGAGATACCACAGCAAAGCCATCCGCAGTGTCAAATTCCACAATTCACACCCTCTGTTTGCAGATGCTTCAGACGATGGAACGCTGCAGGTATTGCATGGCAAAGTGTTTGGCGATTCGATGGAGAACGCTACTGTCGTGCCTCTGAAGATTCTGCGAGGACACAAGATCAAGAAAGACATCGGTGTGCTTGCTGTTGATTGGCATCCAGTGGAGGCTTGGCTGGTCAGTGGAGGCGCCGACGGGACAGTACGCTTGTGGGCATAG
- a CDS encoding uncharacterized protein (BUSCO:EOG09264DOU) — MADEIEDDGPHRAASSVSRNATTGSNPSHASGSRQNGQPLRQRGLDRQSGATSTTKPGVQQPKPQALPRRTGPASIIVSPRQKGNPILDKIKSLPWEYADIPADYVLGVTTCALFLSLKYHRLHPEYIYTRIKNLQGKYALRIILCMVDIQNHEESLKELSKTSVINNVTIILCWSAAEGARYLELFKTYENAAPTSIKQHQSTSYSDRMVDFVTTPRSINKTDAVSLVSQFGTIRTAVNARHEEVAMIGGWGEKKVQQWTQSVTEPFRIQRAGKRGLQVENILGTQPISRAPTLSRDVTRDEAISSAATTPALSRTNTGLADADRRPPSRLAEQIQEPTEDEEAFAAAMNEAMLPVKKTTATTRNEPSEVPKKRKQDDEALSEGVMAALNKLRKPG, encoded by the coding sequence ATGGCCGACGAGATTGAGGATGATGGGCCgcatcgagcagcttcgagcgTGTCTCGAAACGCCACAACAGGCTCGAACCCGTCACACGCATCAGGCTCACGACAAAACGGACAACCACTGCGACAACGTGGACTGGACAGACAGAGTGGCGCTACATCAACGACAAAACCTGGCGTGCAACAACCAAAACCACAAGCACTCCCGAGACGTACCGGTCCAGCGTCTATTATTGTATCTCCAAGGCAGAAGGGAAATCCGATCCTGGACAAGATCAAATCGTTGCCGTGGGAGTATGCAGACATACCAGCAGATTATGTACTAGGGGTCACCACCTGTGCATTGTTCCTCAGTCTGAAATATCACCGGCTGCACCCCGAGTATATCTACACGCGGATCAAGAATCTGCAGGGCAAGTACGCATTACGCATCATCCTGTGCATGGTCGATATCCAGAACCATGAGGAGAGCTTGAAGGAGCTCAGTAAGACCAGTGTGATCAACAATGTCACCATCATCCTGTGCTGGTCCGCCGCCGAAGGAGCACGATATTTGGAATTGTTCAAGACCTACGAGAATGCGGCACCGACGTCTATCAAGCAACATCAGTCCACGTCTTACAGTGATCGCATGGTTGACTTTGTGACCACGCCGAGATCGATCAACAAGACAGATGCTGTCTCACTTGTGTCTCAATTTGGCACAATTCGCACTGCGGTAAATGCACGGCACGAAGAAGTGGCGATGATTGGGGGCTGGGGAGAGAAGAAGGTGCAGCAGTGGACTCAAAGCGTGACTGAGCCATTTCGGATTCAGCGAGCCGGCAAACGAGGACTACAAGTGGAAAACATTCTCGGCACCCAGCCAATATCACGAGCGCCGACATTGTCCAGAGATGTCACGAGGGACGAGGCAATTTCCAGTGCAGCAACTACCCCTGCTCTCAGCCGCACGAATACTGGTCTGGCCGACGCCGATCGCCGCCCGCCTAGTCGGCTCGCAGAACAGATACAAGAGCCcaccgaggacgaagaggctTTTGCTGCAGCGATGAATGAGGCTATGCTTCCGGTCAAGAAGACTACCGCAACAACGCGAAACGAACCGTCTGAGGTGccaaagaagcgcaagcagGACGACGAGGCGCTCAGTGAGGGAGTAATGGCAGCGCTTAACAAGTTGAGGAAGCCCGGCTGA